The genomic region tttgatcatcactaatttaatttggagttttccaaactcatcaatatatatatatatatttttcatatataATTTAGTGTTTGTGTTTAAGAGTATGAGAGGATGTGTGTAGAATTGCGGGTGATTCACAACCCCCTCCCCCCTCCCCTTTTATAGTGGGCTAAGCTCTTTATTCTTTTACATTTTAACCCTTAGTTTTGCTAATCCGTTTGCTCTTTCTGTGGGCTGATTCAGAGGTTCTGTCTCTGAGTTAATGTCTTCTGTTCTAGTTTTCTGAAAACTGATAGCGGGTTTTCTTCTTTCTGCTGTGATTCTGTTGGAATCCTGCTGATGACTTTTGTTCCTTTCTGCATGAGGTGCTTTTGTAGTTTTCTGAGATCGTCTTGACACCTTCTCTTTTAACTTTGTACAGGTGTCTGTTTTCTGATTTCgggactctttttttttttactcttcAAATGGATCTTGGGTATCTCGTATGTACAGTCCTGGGCTGGACTGGACTTCTTCATCTTCGTCTGTTGGTTCTGGTTTTATTACTTTTAAAGAATTATGGATCTCTTCTTCTGAGGTGGCCGCTGCAAGGGCCGCCATCATTTGTTTTTTATGGGCTAGAAAGTGagtttctttttcaaatgatATTTTTTCGAACCCTAAACTATGGCTTAGTGGTTCTGCTCTTTTTTGGGATATAGTCATCCAATTATCAATTGCTCTTTTACTAATTAGGTTCAGGTCGAATTTATTCCACCATTTCACTTTTATGTTTCTAATTAAATATTGTACACTTGGAGTATCTTCATATCCTGCGGAATCATATTCCCAGGTCATTATCCAGCATATTCCCATAGTGGGAATGAAGGAAATTAGCTTATATCCATCCAGAAATGatgttttatttttgaattattcaTAAGCCATACTAGCTTCTTTTGGAAAAATTGCTTCCATTGGTCCAAACTCTTAAAACCATATCTGGAACCATTTGGGAAACTGTAGAGAAATCCCTTTTCGGAACCATATGAACCAAGAGTAGGGATTTGGGGAAAGATATAAAGTGTTCCACCAGGCATCTATATAATCATAATAGGAATAGTGCTGTAGTTCAAATTTTCTAGTAAAACTTTTACAATGAAAGGGAGGGTTTTCCCATTCTGATAATGTTATTACTTTCATAATCTTAATTTTTGAGAATATTGTATCTTTTGTGGTCGGATCTTTATTTTGAGTTAATTCAATTGATCCTGTGTCTACTAAGATAAATTCATAAAAGGTTCGGATTTTTTGGATATTTGTTGGAGGGTAGTGAAAAATATTTGGAAAAATTGTTTGATAAAGGATTCTTCTATCCATCTTAAACCACCCTTTCTCTAAAGCCATTATTTTTAGAGGTATGTGTTTTTCATGATAAGGATGTTCTTCAGATAatgcactacaaaaaaaaaaggtctatggtcacggtgaaaagctagtgaaaagggtgaccataggtctatggtcacggtttttgacctatggtcacggtttttccgccgtggcctattctctcgtggccataggtctatggtcacggtttttttatctatggtcacggtttctatggtcacggttGTAATGTTCAAATTCTGGcactttaggccacgtttttttaccgtgaccatagcctatctatggtcacggttttggccgtgaccatagccaCTATAGTCACCccttcccaaaaccgtgaccatagataaggctatggtcacggttttggccgtgaccatagcctctatggtcactccacccaaaaccgtgaccatagccatatctatggtcacggttttgaccgTGAcaatagcctctatggtcaccccttcccaaaaccgtgaccatagccttatctatggtcacggttttggccgtgaccatagcctctatggtcactccaccaaaaaccgtgaccatagccatatctatggtcacgattttgaccgtgaccatagcctctatagtcaccccttcccaaaaccgtgaccatagccttatctatggtcacggttttggccgtgaccatagcctctatggtcactccacctaaaaccgtgaccatagccatatctatggtcacggttttggccgtgaccatagcctctatggtcaccccacctaaaaaccgtgaccatagccttatctatggtcacggttttttgccGTGACCATAAcgtctatggtcaccccaccttaaaaccgtgaccataacctTATCTATAGTCACTgttttcaccgtggccatagcttatctatggtcacccctccttaaaaccgtggcCATAACTTTTCTATGGTAACCtgttttattttatgaatttcttTTAAAGCATAATTACATTCCAaaatgatgatagtcacaaaataaatctaagaaTGAGAATTCAATAAATGTAAATCATAAAAGTTTCATTAAAAAGTAGATATCCATTACAATAGTAATCAAAATAGGGTGTAATTTATCCATTACATGTATTATCAGATAAAGTCTCTTATCAAAATGTAAAGAACACATCAAAATAATACATTTAGATAACCAAAATCATTATAAGACCCATCCTATCTTATATTTGTATAGAACATATTTTCTTCACATCATGTCCTCTtgctagcaaaagaaataaagaagttagaacagaacaaaaatatttttgatgatGCATGCAGTGCAGTTGAGTAATGAATATGGAGCACAAGTTAAGTAAGTCAATCAATATGAAAATTTCAACCACTAAATAACAAGGAGCATTTGCATGTGGTTTTGAGCCATTTGGTAATGTTTATATGTATTTAATCTATCTTTGAGTGGAACTTCAACTCTCCTGTTGAAGTcacttaaaattgaaaaaaatccaGCACAAAGAAACAACCATAACCAAAATAGAAGCTTAAAAAACAAGGTAATACTGAAATACTATTATTAGCTTCCAACCCATCAAACAAATCAAGTAATCAACACTAGCGAAACAGAAAAACCAGATTGAGTGTGAAATCAATAGACaaagtaaattttaaaataataatgatGCTGATTGCTATATATTACTAAGTACTAATTCAATGCCGATTGCTACCCCTTCAccttcatgtattattattgcATTATCTATTTTTCTATACCTTCTGAAGAGAAATAATGGTAGGTTATGCATCTTAGTTCGTAATTAGTTTCTTACCCTTCTATTCAATACGTACTCATGGAGCCAACTAGCCaataaaatcaataataaaattaaCATCAACAGCAATCGGCCACTATTAATTTAACTACTAATTTTGACAGTACTTACGTCCATATCTTTTGACACATGGTTCGATCCCAGTGAAGGAGGAATGCTTCGCCTCGCATCATTTGGTGCACTACTTGCATCAGGCGGAGATTGTTGGGCAGCTTCTATCATTACTTGCACTTGTTCTGCACTCATACCAGGATTAACTTGTTGCAACACCGTTTTGATCAAGCTCGTTAAACCATCCAACTTGGAAGTTaagttattttgatttttctccATAGTTGAAACCACTTCAGCATGTTGTTGTTGCATTTGTCGGATTTGCTTATCCTTTTTAAGAGAGGATTTTGTGACTGATCGACCATAGAAACGAACTCTACCATGTCTTTCCTTTCCAAAAACTGTTTAAAGGGCTTCATCATCACTGTATCCAGCTTGCTTCAAAATTTGAAGATGATCCTATTACACAGAAGGAAAATTGAAATAAGTTCATGTGCACATATgctgaaaatataaaaaataatttacacATTTCTTTTAGTGTACATTTCTACGAAACTAAACAACTCACAATCGTCTCTTGTGTTCCCGAATCAGTCTCTCCTTTCTTGTTAGTACGAGTTACAACAAACATCTCAAACTGTGATGGATCTTCATTGCCCTCTTTTTTTGCACGCTACAAAGAAACCACCAAGATTACTCGAAGTCAACACAGATGACATGAAAGATACAAAGATACTTAAATGCAAAGCACAAATATAATACCAATTCAGCTCATACTAATTCAAAACTAACTGGACCCATTCGATGATTCCATTTTTATTTGGATCTATTTTCACGATTTTTGTCAGAAATAACCTACATATTGTTGTAATGTAAAAATACATAAAGTTAGTTAAATACACGATACCATTAATAAAGTCAAGAAAGTTGTGAAAATAACTTACTTTGATGATATCAAGACTCCAAAATTGAACTAATTTTCTAAAATGCAGTTCAGGTACGGTAATCGGACGATTTTTCATCATCTCTCTGAATGAGCTGTACGGTGTATAGTGATATTTTTTTATGCGTTTCTTAAATTGCTTCCATGACTCTCCAATGGTATCAATCACCCAAGGCTCAGCATCACTTGGAATTTTATATTTAGACTATGAATAAACAGTGAATTATGTTATTTTACCATACAATGCTAAGCCTAATTGTAAACAATTTAAAAAGGAGAATGGTCTAGTTACCTTTGCATAATCCAACATTGAAGTTTTAGTCTCACTTGACACAGCTTGCCAACTAGTATATAATAACGTGACCAAATTAGAGTTTCTTGCAAGTGTACCTAAGAATCGACTAAACAATTGAACCTGTGTCTTTGTTGGGCCTATAGGTCTGCCGTTGCACCATGTTAACTCTATCTGTGTCTCCATAGCATGAATATGCTTGAGCTGGGTGGGACCACgaacttttttctttttggtaccTATTTCCAATGTCATTACTAGAGAATATTAACAAGAATActaataaagtaaataaaagagtaatcaaCTAAATACAAGAGTTAGGTTGATGTCTTTCACTATTTGCTATTGAAAAAAAGGATAAAGGCATTACCGAGTTGACTGTCACTACTATCACCAACACTTGGATTGTGATCATCATAATCATATTCATattcttcatcatttt from Arachis ipaensis cultivar K30076 chromosome B02, Araip1.1, whole genome shotgun sequence harbors:
- the LOC107625278 gene encoding uncharacterized protein LOC107625278 isoform X2, whose product is MASQNEGTKQMNNEGNPKRKRLRTLSQIESQRSPLKMRSPVKNSGKIQFTSAYTLLKQFQIKREYVLAACGDSSKHETMKKGKMPKKKLTRVDDEGQSKMTTKKITNMKDLEDQINMPTKNCNEENHLVKMKANEIEGQSGKKPSRKKVPMKKSKVEDDKTKMNTNDADGQSKKPTNKMLMKKSNEEDANEEEHKIESLIPAMTLDEFFEKYGISLDENDEEYEYDYDDHNPSVGDSSDSQLGTKKKKVRGPTQLKHIHAMETQIELTWCNGRPIGPTKTQVQLFSRFLGTLARNSNLVTLLYTSWQAVSSETKTSMLDYAKSKYKIPSDAEPWVIDTIGESWKQFKKRIKKYHYTPYSSFREMMKNRPITVPELHFRKLVQFWSLDIIKRAKKEGNEDPSQFEMFVVTRTNKKGETDSGTQETIDHLQILKQAGYSDDEAL